A genomic window from Actinomycetes bacterium includes:
- a CDS encoding diacylglycerol kinase family protein, producing the protein MRSFHLLVNPRSGGGAAGAAAVPVARLLREAGARVEVTYSSGPAATAALVEQVVTQGDVVVAVGGDGMVASLAGAVVAAGGTLGLVPSGRGNDFARQLGLTARPEEVAETLLHATPRSVDVIDAGGQVVVGSVYVGVDSLASEIVNNARHVPHRVLYPYAAVRALVSYQPTTYRVEVDGVGAEYRAATVVVANSGYYGNGMHIAPAATLADGLLDVVIIQPRSRLRLISWLPKLYDGSHVELDEVLVLRGSSVTLSAVTPATAYGDGERVAPLPVTATVRPAALQVLA; encoded by the coding sequence ATGAGGTCCTTCCACCTGTTGGTGAACCCGCGGTCCGGGGGCGGTGCGGCCGGTGCGGCGGCCGTCCCGGTGGCCCGGCTGCTGCGTGAGGCGGGCGCGCGGGTCGAGGTCACCTACAGCTCCGGACCGGCTGCGACCGCCGCGCTCGTCGAGCAGGTCGTCACGCAGGGTGACGTCGTGGTCGCCGTCGGAGGCGACGGGATGGTGGCCTCGCTCGCAGGGGCCGTGGTCGCCGCGGGTGGCACGCTGGGCCTGGTGCCGAGCGGTCGCGGCAACGACTTCGCCCGGCAGCTCGGCCTCACCGCCCGGCCCGAGGAGGTCGCCGAGACCCTGCTGCACGCGACCCCCCGCTCGGTCGACGTGATCGACGCCGGCGGGCAGGTGGTCGTCGGCAGCGTCTACGTGGGGGTCGACTCGCTGGCCTCGGAGATCGTGAACAACGCCCGGCACGTGCCGCACCGGGTGCTGTACCCGTACGCGGCGGTCCGGGCGCTGGTGTCGTACCAGCCGACCACCTACCGGGTCGAGGTCGACGGCGTGGGCGCCGAGTACCGCGCGGCGACCGTGGTGGTGGCCAACTCCGGGTACTACGGCAACGGCATGCACATCGCCCCAGCAGCCACCCTGGCCGACGGGCTGCTCGACGTGGTGATCATCCAGCCTCGGTCGCGGCTGCGGCTGATCAGCTGGCTGCCCAAGCTGTACGACGGTTCGCACGTGGAGCTGGACGAGGTGCTGGTGCTCAGGGGGAGCAGCGTGACGCTGAGTGCGGTGACCCCGGCCACGGCGTACGGCGACGGCGAGCGGGTGGCGCCGCTGCCGGTGACCGCCACGGTCCGGCCGGCCGCCCTGCAGGTCCTCGCCTGA